From Sporosarcina sp. Marseille-Q4943, the proteins below share one genomic window:
- a CDS encoding Zn-dependent hydrolase → MKIIDSFLAKLIANYDESLSYGGIDGSRIAERLSELASIGQTAEGGVNRRGFSAEEKEAKQLVKGWMEQAGLQVTEDGAGNVFGRLEGTADGKSILSGSHVDSVPNGGNFDGPLGVIVALEVAEAWKAAGVQPKKPFEVVIFSDEEGSRFGTGLTGSHAVLGRLNKKDAVLLKDSEGKSFETVIQEYGSTLDAVWEAKREMKEVELFVEVHIEQGKKLERSDLPIGVVKGIAGPASVAFTFEGEAGHAGNTPMDDRKDAVLAAGEFIREVATLPIQFSDTAVATIGKMNVFPNGTNVIAQKVELTTDVRDIHEEKRDALIEAIIKAAEDAGAVHNVDVFYQRMLAVEPLLIDNTLKTSLKDSMTKFGIEPMELISGAGHDAMVIGREVPAAMLFVRSKKGISHNPEEWTDLNDCVVAAHVLKDFIEKQMDRASRGDLPHD, encoded by the coding sequence ATGAAAATAATAGATAGCTTTCTCGCCAAACTAATCGCAAATTATGATGAATCCTTATCGTATGGGGGAATCGATGGCAGTAGAATTGCCGAGCGATTAAGCGAACTAGCCAGCATAGGTCAAACAGCGGAAGGTGGCGTAAATCGTCGAGGGTTTTCAGCCGAGGAAAAAGAGGCAAAGCAATTGGTGAAAGGCTGGATGGAACAAGCGGGTTTACAAGTTACGGAAGATGGAGCAGGGAATGTCTTCGGAAGACTCGAGGGAACGGCAGATGGGAAGTCGATTTTATCAGGATCGCACGTTGATAGCGTCCCTAATGGCGGAAATTTTGACGGACCACTTGGTGTAATTGTTGCATTGGAAGTGGCGGAAGCGTGGAAAGCGGCAGGGGTTCAACCGAAAAAGCCGTTTGAAGTTGTTATTTTCTCGGATGAGGAAGGTTCACGGTTTGGCACGGGATTGACGGGAAGCCATGCTGTCCTAGGCCGTTTGAATAAAAAAGATGCAGTTTTATTGAAGGATAGTGAAGGTAAATCATTCGAAACGGTCATTCAAGAATACGGGAGTACATTGGACGCTGTATGGGAAGCGAAGCGGGAAATGAAGGAAGTGGAATTGTTCGTTGAAGTTCACATCGAGCAAGGCAAGAAACTGGAAAGAAGTGACCTTCCCATTGGTGTTGTAAAAGGAATCGCAGGACCTGCATCGGTAGCCTTCACGTTCGAAGGGGAAGCGGGGCATGCAGGAAACACTCCGATGGATGACCGTAAGGATGCCGTCTTGGCGGCTGGTGAATTTATTCGCGAAGTTGCTACGTTGCCAATTCAATTCAGTGACACGGCCGTAGCGACCATTGGCAAAATGAATGTATTTCCGAATGGCACGAATGTCATCGCTCAAAAGGTTGAGTTGACCACGGATGTACGCGATATCCATGAAGAGAAACGGGATGCATTAATAGAAGCGATCATAAAGGCTGCGGAAGACGCAGGCGCAGTACATAATGTAGACGTCTTTTACCAACGGATGCTAGCAGTTGAACCATTGCTGATCGACAACACACTCAAAACAAGTTTGAAGGACTCCATGACGAAGTTCGGGATTGAACCGATGGAATTGATAAGTGGGGCGGGGCACGATGCCATGGTCATCGGGAGGGAAGTTCCTGCAGCCATGCTGTTCGTCCGCAGTAAAAAAGGAATAAGCCATAATCCGGAAGAATGGACGGACTTGAACGACTGTGTAGTAGCTGCACATGTATTGAAAGATTTTATTGAAAAGCAAATGGATCGTGCTTCAAGAGGGGATTTACCCCATGATTGA
- a CDS encoding energy-coupling factor transporter transmembrane protein EcfT — MSSALHNMNPSAKFIVITVCMLTMAFFFNPWTPLLMWVGVLVIQLLFSRIDWKLWILFMIPFFVMAFGYFWTTLVFAEDKSGPVVLSIWSINITEVQLNHALSLSFRVLAFSSLSLLFALTTNPVSFILSLMQQMKLSPKIAYSILVGYQFLPVLKDEFVQIQQAHRLRGAMQEKNAIHRLLHMRKILLPMLAGAVRKAERAAFAMEARGFTGEKRESFYKVIRVGKVDGYLVSLFMLLLVMSCMSVLYIN; from the coding sequence ATGAGCTCTGCTTTGCATAATATGAACCCTTCTGCAAAGTTCATTGTCATCACGGTTTGCATGTTGACGATGGCATTCTTTTTCAATCCGTGGACGCCGTTGCTTATGTGGGTCGGTGTGCTTGTCATTCAGCTGTTGTTCAGCCGGATCGATTGGAAGCTGTGGATTCTGTTCATGATTCCGTTTTTCGTCATGGCTTTCGGCTACTTTTGGACGACGCTTGTGTTTGCGGAAGACAAGTCAGGGCCAGTCGTCCTGTCGATTTGGTCGATCAATATTACGGAAGTCCAGTTGAACCATGCGTTGTCTCTAAGTTTTCGAGTCCTTGCGTTCTCCAGCTTGTCATTGTTATTCGCGTTGACGACAAACCCAGTTTCATTCATATTAAGCTTAATGCAGCAAATGAAGCTGTCACCGAAAATCGCGTACAGCATTTTGGTCGGGTATCAGTTCCTGCCTGTCCTGAAGGATGAGTTTGTGCAAATCCAGCAAGCCCATCGTCTCAGAGGAGCGATGCAAGAGAAAAATGCGATTCACCGCTTGTTGCATATGCGGAAAATACTTCTCCCGATGCTTGCGGGTGCTGTCCGGAAAGCGGAAAGGGCTGCATTCGCGATGGAAGCAAGGGGATTCACGGGTGAAAAAAGGGAAAGCTTCTACAAAGTTATTCGTGTCGGTAAGGTGGACGGGTATTTGGTCAGCCTTTTTATGCTGCTGCTCGTCATGAGCTGTATGAGTGTGCTGTATATCAATTGA